Proteins found in one Coffea eugenioides isolate CCC68of chromosome 5, Ceug_1.0, whole genome shotgun sequence genomic segment:
- the LOC113771298 gene encoding uncharacterized protein LOC113771298: protein MVKAFSCKLWWKLRQRRSIWAEYMFSKYIGDQHPSQAVALRPKGAWKRLIGIRDMAEVSISWSLDPGMVDFWLDTWCEQGPLPSLVVADGDRPHFLVAEFLGREGWNKERLLQWLPLHLVEMVMEIPFDLEGQDQIMWSPSSSAGFSLSSAWESCRRRQGRSPMHGMVWNRGVMLKMSMFSWRLLRSFVPVDSVIRQRGIPFASRCSCCLEEEESVLHLFVNGPVATEVWGRFGNRFGVGRRPIEGLESLWKKWAASLPQLPVSHIRCILPVLIWWFLWKGRNKARFEGQTFSAQQVSWEVDNFIQDMGRAGRLRKAQFYGDMEDNWARLASPVIRHRRPTVVSWHRPPAHRSKLNTDASVINGRATGGGVLRDSEGRLIFAFYKEFGEKGVLGAEALALQEGLRECVTRGVQGVLVEVDSAALVSLVNSSALGGWVHCNLLRRIRRLLRQVVGTVTHIYREANMVANRLAALQGGPSSVFESVQQLPRDVRGCLAMDAREFPSIRLVPG, encoded by the coding sequence ATGGTCAAGGCTTTTTCTTGTAAACTGTGGTGGAAGCTGAGGCAGCGAAGGTCGATCTGGGCGGAGTATATGTTCTCCAAGTATATAGGGGATCAGCATCCGAGTCAGGCGGTAGCACTCAGACCGAAAGGGGCATGGAAGCGTCTTATCGGTATACGCGACATGGCTGAGGTGAGTATTTCATGGAGCCTTGACCCAGGTATGGTAGATTTCTGGTTGGACACCTGGTGCGAGCAGGGACCTCTTCCGTCATTGGTGGTAGCAGATGGTGACCGTCCTCATTTCTTGGTGGCCGAGTTTTTGGGACGGGAAGGGTGGAACAAGGAGCGTCTCCTGCAGTGGCTGCCGCTGCACCTTGTGGAGATGGTTATGGAAATACCCTTTGACCTGGAGGGTCAGGATCAAATCATGTGGTCCCCATCGTCTTCGGCGGGGTTCTCGCTAAGCTCGGCTTGGGAGAGCTGTAGAAGGCGTCAAGGTAGATCCCCCATGCATGGGATGGTGTGGAATAGGGGTGTAATGCTGAAGATGTCTATGTTCTCCTGGCGTCTATTGAGAAGCTTTGTACCGGTGGATTCGGTTATCCGTCAGAGAGGGATACCTTTCGCCTCTCGCTGCTCTTGTTGtcttgaagaagaagaatcggTGCTTCATCTCTTTGTCAATGGCCCCGTGGCTACGGAGGTTTGGGGTCGTTTTGGGAACAGGTTTGGGGTAGGGCGGCGACCAATTGAGGGGCTGGAAAGTTTGTGGAAGAAATGGGCTGCATCCCTTCCACAGTTGCCAGTCTCTCATATCAGATGTATCCTTCCGGTTCTGATATGGTGGTTCCTATGGAAGGGACGAAACAAGGCTCGATTTGAAGGTCAGACATTCTCTGCGCAGCAAGTTAGTTGGGAGGTGGATAACTTCATCCAGGATATGGGCCGTGCGGGGAGGCTGAGGAAGGCGCAGTTCTATGGAGATATGGAGGATAATTGGGCAAGGCTGGCCAGTCCGGTCATCCGTCATCGCCGGCCAACAGTGGTTTCCTGGCACAGGCCCCCGGCCCATCGGAGCAAATTAAACACAGACGCCAGCGTGATTAATGGCAGGGCGACCGGAGGAGGGGTTTTGCGTGACTCGGAAGGTAGGCTAATTTTCGCATTTTACAAGGAGTTTGGCGAGAAGGGGGTATTGGGGGCCGAGGCGCTGGCGCTTCAGGAAGGATTGCGGGAATGTGTGACACGGGGGGTTCAGGGGGTATTGGTGGAGGTAGACTCGGCGGCGCTGGTATCTCTGGTCAACTCGTCGGCGTTGGGAGGGTGGGTGCATTGCAATCTGCTGCGTCGGATTCGCCGTCTGCTGAGGCAGGTGGTTGGCACAGTTACACACATTTACAGAGAAGCAAACATGGTGGCAAACAGATTAGCGGCCCTACAAGGTGGGCCAAGTTCGGTTTTTGAGTCAGTTCAGCAGTTACCGAGGGACGTTCGTGGGTGTCTGGCCATGGATGCTAGGGAATTCCCGTCCATTAGATTAGTACCAGGGTAG